One Cupriavidus oxalaticus genomic region harbors:
- a CDS encoding ABC transporter ATP-binding protein has product MSTTRPTIDAGRLQVRAVDVALGKGDAAFTAVHQFSLDIPAGQFVCILGPSGCGKSTLLGAIAGHLPVAAGEILLDGAPVRGPAPERGLVFQQHSLFPWKRVLDNVSFGLKMQGMPAAERRREAQALLDLVGLGSFARRYPAQLSGGMQQRVEIARVLINRPRVLLMDEPFGALDAQTRAHMQSLLLDVWAQMRTTVVFVTHDIDEALFLADRVLVMSPRPGRILDDINIRFDRPRHGDLLTDDAFVRLKRHCRALLHHNHEGMRRAAGAIA; this is encoded by the coding sequence ATGAGCACCACCCGCCCCACCATCGACGCGGGCCGGCTGCAGGTGCGCGCTGTCGACGTCGCACTGGGCAAGGGCGATGCCGCCTTCACCGCCGTGCACCAGTTTTCCCTCGACATCCCCGCCGGGCAGTTCGTCTGCATCCTCGGCCCGTCGGGCTGCGGCAAGTCGACCCTGCTGGGCGCCATCGCGGGGCACCTGCCGGTTGCGGCGGGCGAGATCCTGCTCGATGGCGCGCCGGTGCGTGGCCCCGCGCCGGAGCGCGGGCTGGTGTTTCAGCAGCATTCGCTGTTCCCGTGGAAGCGCGTGCTGGACAACGTCAGCTTCGGCCTGAAGATGCAAGGCATGCCCGCCGCCGAGCGCCGGCGCGAGGCGCAGGCGCTGCTGGACCTGGTCGGGCTGGGCAGCTTCGCGCGGCGCTACCCCGCGCAGCTGTCCGGCGGCATGCAGCAGCGCGTGGAGATCGCACGCGTGCTGATCAACCGGCCGCGCGTGCTGCTGATGGACGAACCGTTCGGCGCGCTCGACGCGCAGACCCGCGCCCATATGCAGTCATTGCTGCTCGACGTCTGGGCGCAGATGCGCACCACCGTGGTCTTCGTCACCCATGATATCGACGAGGCGCTGTTCCTGGCCGACCGCGTGCTGGTGATGTCGCCGCGTCCTGGCCGGATCCTCGACGATATCAATATCCGCTTCGACCGGCCCCGCCACGGCGACCTGCTGACCGACGACGCCTTTGTGCGGCTCAAGCGCCATTGCCGCGCGCTGCTGCATCACAACCACGAAGGTATGCGCCGCGCCGCCGGCGCCATCGCCTGA
- a CDS encoding ABC transporter substrate-binding protein, whose translation MKTSYSIRLLLAVAAASLAGTAGAETIRIAIGTQDTTINCATGGLLIRELKLLDKYLPRTGKYKDVTYDVQWKNFTSGPPLTNEMVADKLDIGAMADFPGSLNAAAFQKAGKKSLFIAPLSGNAIGTGNGIVVPADSPIQSLAELKGKTISVPFGSTAHGMLLRAIKRQGWDPDNDVTLVSQSPEVGGSALQAHKVDGHANFVPFPELFTFRGFARKIYDGSQAEAPTFHGALVNAAYAQKYPEIVVAYLRAAIEADRLMAAEPEKHSELIAKVTGIDAEVDYLFHGPLGLQNLDYTWKPEYRQALQTSIETLKLLKRTDADLNADGVIDDRYIREAFRLEGLDYDARLKSYDKQPLAARDAATGKPIADPKLAAQLWLQGEPTVRNYASPAAAFAALRQAGREGRKARVLYVHDRNTGLKLLADKVWYVQDGKGQVSAFLLKGSADSYAKDHGGSVRNYAAVSGAAVAVAGNP comes from the coding sequence ATGAAGACGTCTTACAGCATCCGCCTGCTGCTCGCCGTGGCCGCGGCAAGCCTGGCCGGCACCGCCGGCGCCGAGACCATCCGCATCGCCATCGGCACGCAGGACACCACCATCAACTGCGCCACCGGCGGCCTGCTGATCCGCGAGCTGAAGCTGCTCGACAAATACCTGCCGCGCACCGGCAAGTACAAGGACGTCACCTACGACGTGCAGTGGAAGAACTTCACCTCGGGCCCGCCGCTGACCAACGAGATGGTGGCCGACAAGCTCGATATCGGCGCCATGGCGGACTTTCCCGGCTCGCTCAACGCTGCGGCATTCCAGAAGGCCGGCAAGAAAAGCCTGTTTATCGCGCCGCTGTCGGGCAATGCCATCGGCACCGGCAACGGTATCGTGGTGCCGGCCGATTCGCCGATCCAGTCGCTGGCGGAACTCAAGGGCAAGACCATCTCGGTGCCGTTCGGCTCCACCGCGCACGGCATGCTGCTGCGCGCGATCAAGCGCCAGGGCTGGGATCCGGACAACGACGTGACGCTGGTGTCGCAGTCGCCTGAGGTGGGCGGCTCGGCGCTGCAGGCGCACAAGGTCGACGGGCATGCCAATTTCGTGCCGTTCCCCGAGCTGTTCACCTTCCGCGGCTTTGCCCGCAAGATCTATGACGGCTCCCAGGCCGAGGCGCCGACCTTCCACGGCGCGCTGGTCAACGCGGCCTATGCGCAGAAGTATCCGGAGATCGTGGTCGCCTACCTGCGCGCCGCGATCGAGGCCGACCGCCTGATGGCCGCCGAGCCGGAGAAGCACAGCGAGCTGATCGCGAAGGTGACCGGCATCGACGCCGAGGTGGACTACCTGTTCCACGGCCCGCTCGGCCTGCAGAACCTCGACTACACGTGGAAGCCGGAATACCGGCAGGCCCTGCAGACCTCGATCGAGACGCTGAAGCTGCTCAAGCGCACCGATGCCGACCTGAACGCCGACGGCGTGATCGACGACCGCTATATCCGCGAGGCGTTCAGGCTGGAAGGCCTCGACTACGACGCGCGGCTGAAGTCCTACGACAAACAGCCGCTGGCGGCCAGGGATGCCGCCACCGGCAAACCCATCGCCGATCCCAAGCTGGCCGCGCAATTGTGGCTGCAGGGCGAGCCCACGGTGCGCAACTATGCCTCGCCGGCAGCGGCCTTCGCCGCGCTGCGGCAGGCCGGCAGGGAAGGCAGGAAGGCGCGCGTGCTGTACGTGCATGACCGCAACACCGGCCTGAAGCTGCTCGCCGACAAGGTGTGGTACGTGCAGGACGGCAAGGGGCAGGTCAGTGCCTTCCTGCTCAAGGGCTCGGCCGACAGCTATGCGAAGGACCACGGCGGCAGCGTGCGCAACTATGCCGCAGTCAGCGGCGCCGCCGTGGCGGTTGCCGGCAATCCCTGA
- a CDS encoding ABC transporter permease has protein sequence MTSITLDVGAPRLAPTAARQSRARMARWLVRIAALAGCIVLWQLASAHKAHLGIVTFANVPAPTDVVPAAWQLLQSPKLVLHLGNSLARVFAGFGAAALAGIVLGMLIGRSRWLEDLLLPPLEVLRPIPGVAWIPLAILMFPSSELSMIFITFIGALFPILLNTIHGVERTDPRLVATARSLGARRWAVFPEVLLPAALPSIVTGLAIGMGTSWFCLVTAEMIAGQYGIGYYTWEAYNLQNYADIVVGMLLIGAFGMGSSALIKRAGAWLMPWARLQEARA, from the coding sequence ATGACCTCGATCACCCTTGATGTTGGGGCGCCGCGCCTGGCGCCCACCGCGGCGAGGCAGTCCCGCGCGCGGATGGCGCGCTGGCTGGTGCGGATTGCCGCGCTGGCGGGCTGCATCGTGCTATGGCAGCTGGCTTCGGCGCACAAGGCGCACCTTGGCATCGTTACCTTTGCCAACGTGCCGGCGCCCACTGACGTCGTGCCCGCCGCGTGGCAGCTGCTGCAGTCGCCCAAGCTGGTGCTGCATCTTGGCAACAGCCTGGCGCGCGTGTTTGCCGGCTTTGGCGCGGCGGCGCTGGCCGGCATCGTGCTGGGCATGCTGATCGGCCGCTCGCGCTGGCTGGAAGACCTGTTGCTGCCACCGCTGGAAGTCTTGCGGCCGATCCCGGGCGTGGCGTGGATTCCGCTGGCGATTCTGATGTTCCCCTCGTCGGAACTGAGCATGATCTTCATCACCTTTATCGGCGCACTGTTCCCGATCCTGCTCAACACCATCCACGGCGTCGAGCGTACCGATCCGCGGCTGGTCGCCACCGCGCGCAGCCTCGGCGCGCGGCGCTGGGCCGTGTTCCCCGAGGTGCTGCTGCCGGCCGCGCTGCCGAGCATCGTCACCGGGCTGGCGATCGGCATGGGTACGTCGTGGTTCTGCCTGGTCACCGCGGAGATGATCGCCGGCCAGTACGGCATCGGCTACTACACGTGGGAAGCCTACAACCTGCAGAACTACGCCGATATCGTCGTCGGCATGCTGCTGATCGGCGCCTTCGGCATGGGCAGCAGCGCGCTGATCAAGCGCGCCGGCGCGTGGCTGATGCCGTGGGCGCGCTTGCAGGAGGCGCGCGCATGA
- a CDS encoding 4Fe-4S dicluster domain-containing protein, protein MAYTPHEIAQRSSAPVTIDEDKCIADKGCTVCVDVCPMDLLAIDVSKGKAYMQFDECWYCMPCEKDCPTGAVRVEIPYLLR, encoded by the coding sequence ATGGCCTACACCCCGCATGAGATCGCCCAGCGCAGCAGCGCGCCGGTCACCATCGATGAAGACAAGTGCATTGCCGACAAGGGCTGCACGGTGTGCGTCGATGTCTGCCCGATGGACCTGCTGGCCATCGACGTGAGCAAGGGCAAGGCCTACATGCAGTTCGACGAGTGCTGGTACTGCATGCCTTGCGAGAAGGATTGCCCCACCGGCGCGGTACGGGTCGAAATTCCGTACCTGCTGCGCTGA
- a CDS encoding fumarate reductase/succinate dehydrogenase flavoprotein subunit, whose protein sequence is MNTLTHEYDIVVVGGGTAGPMAAIKAKERNPALRVLLLDKAHVKRSGAISMGMDGLNNAVIPGHATPEQYTREITVANDGIVDQSTVYAYARHSFATIEQLDRWGVRFEKDETGDYAVKKVHHMGSYVLPMPEGHNVKKVLYRQLKRARVEITNRIVATRVLTDAGGAACGVMGFDCRTADFHVVRARAVILCCGAAGRLGLPASGYLMGTYENPTNAGDGYAMAYHAGAALANLECFQINPLIKDYNGPACAYVTGPLGGYTANGKGERFIECDYWSGQMMWEFYQERQGGNGPVFLKLDHLAEETIQTIETILHTNERPSRGQFHAGRGTDYRRQMVEMHISEIGFCSGHSASGVHVNERAETTVPGLYAAGDMAAVPHNYMLGAFTYGWFAGHNAADYVAGRALPEADAAQVDAERARIFAPLAREHGLPPAQVEYKLRRMVNDYLQPPKVTRKMEIGLQRFDAIAEDIGQIRAANPHELMRAVEVMAIRDCAEMAARASLFRTESRWGLYHHRVDYPQRNDAEWFCHTHLSKDASGRMVSHKRAIEPYVVPVEGDDATAYQRLRVSRAAATTAATEPTLAAA, encoded by the coding sequence ATGAACACCCTGACACACGAATACGACATCGTCGTCGTCGGCGGCGGCACCGCCGGCCCGATGGCCGCGATCAAGGCCAAGGAGCGCAACCCGGCGCTGCGCGTGCTGCTGCTCGACAAGGCGCACGTCAAGCGCAGCGGCGCGATCTCGATGGGCATGGACGGCCTGAACAACGCCGTCATCCCCGGCCACGCCACGCCCGAGCAATACACCCGCGAGATCACCGTCGCCAACGACGGCATCGTCGACCAGTCCACGGTCTATGCCTATGCGCGCCACAGCTTTGCCACCATCGAGCAGCTCGACCGCTGGGGCGTGCGCTTCGAGAAGGACGAGACCGGCGACTACGCGGTGAAGAAGGTCCACCACATGGGTTCGTACGTGCTGCCGATGCCGGAGGGCCACAACGTCAAGAAGGTGCTGTACCGCCAGCTCAAGCGCGCGCGCGTGGAGATCACCAACCGCATCGTCGCCACGCGCGTGCTGACCGATGCCGGCGGCGCCGCGTGCGGCGTGATGGGCTTCGACTGCCGCACCGCCGACTTCCACGTGGTGCGCGCACGCGCCGTGATCCTGTGCTGCGGCGCCGCCGGCCGCCTGGGCCTGCCCGCCTCCGGCTACCTGATGGGCACCTACGAGAACCCGACCAATGCCGGCGACGGCTATGCCATGGCGTATCACGCCGGCGCGGCGCTGGCCAACCTGGAATGCTTCCAGATCAACCCGCTGATCAAGGACTACAACGGCCCGGCCTGCGCCTACGTGACCGGGCCGCTGGGCGGCTATACCGCCAATGGCAAGGGCGAGCGCTTTATCGAATGCGACTACTGGAGCGGCCAGATGATGTGGGAGTTCTACCAGGAGCGGCAGGGCGGCAACGGCCCCGTGTTCCTGAAGCTCGACCACCTGGCCGAAGAGACCATCCAGACCATCGAGACCATCCTGCACACCAACGAACGCCCCAGCCGCGGGCAGTTCCACGCCGGGCGCGGCACGGACTATCGCCGGCAGATGGTGGAGATGCATATCTCGGAGATCGGCTTCTGCAGCGGGCACAGCGCCTCGGGCGTGCATGTCAACGAGCGCGCCGAGACCACCGTGCCCGGCCTCTATGCCGCCGGCGACATGGCCGCGGTGCCGCACAATTACATGCTGGGCGCGTTCACCTATGGCTGGTTCGCGGGGCACAACGCGGCCGACTACGTCGCCGGCCGCGCCCTGCCTGAAGCGGATGCGGCGCAGGTCGACGCCGAGCGCGCGCGCATCTTCGCGCCGCTGGCGCGCGAGCACGGCCTGCCGCCGGCGCAGGTGGAATACAAGCTGCGGCGCATGGTCAACGACTACCTGCAGCCGCCCAAGGTCACGCGCAAGATGGAAATCGGCCTGCAGCGCTTCGACGCCATCGCCGAAGACATCGGCCAGATCCGCGCCGCCAATCCGCACGAGCTGATGCGCGCGGTCGAGGTCATGGCGATCCGCGACTGCGCCGAGATGGCGGCGCGCGCCTCGCTGTTCCGCACCGAGAGCCGCTGGGGGCTGTACCACCACCGCGTCGACTACCCGCAGCGCAACGACGCCGAATGGTTCTGCCATACGCACCTGAGCAAGGACGCCTCGGGCCGCATGGTCAGCCACAAGCGCGCGATCGAGCCTTATGTGGTGCCGGTGGAAGGCGATGACGCCACCGCTTACCAGCGGCTGCGCGTCAGCCGCGCCGCTGCCACCACCGCTGCCACCGAACCCACCCTGGCAGCCGCCTGA